From a single Leptospira levettii genomic region:
- a CDS encoding DUF2203 domain-containing protein — MTKKIWTLEEAREILPLVRDITKEYYIKASVLADDVRNKMLPENVLESKEEEIGEIIKHWTNEILNLKIDVKGLWLVDFDHGNGFYCWTWGEEDVLYEHGYHEGFRSRKLIEENKEENDSDK, encoded by the coding sequence TTGACTAAAAAAATTTGGACTTTGGAAGAAGCTAGGGAGATCTTACCCCTTGTCCGCGATATCACAAAAGAATACTATATAAAGGCTAGTGTTCTTGCGGATGATGTGCGTAACAAAATGTTACCAGAAAATGTTTTGGAATCCAAAGAAGAAGAAATTGGAGAAATCATCAAACATTGGACAAACGAAATCTTAAATTTGAAAATTGATGTAAAAGGTTTGTGGCTCGTAGACTTCGATCATGGCAATGGATTTTACTGTTGGACATGGGGCGAAGAAGATGTGTTATACGAACATGGTTATCATGAAGGATTTAGATCGAGAAAACTCATAGAGGAAAATAAAGAAGAAAATGACTCAGATAAATGA
- the pyrB gene encoding aspartate carbamoyltransferase, translating into MYEYSHKNILDTLQFSKEDLNFLIEKTNRMSALHESGKAFGILHGKLLASLFFEASTRTRMSFEAAMERLGGRLISTVGFQFSSISKGETLYDTMKMIEAYCDIAVIRHPVEGSSRIAAGAVNIPVINAGDGAGQHPTQALLDLYTIVSEKKKIDGLNIAFIGDLKYGRTIHSLINLLRHYPVHLYLISPEELKLPEKYKKNLEGFPMTWEETTDIKAIWDADVAYVTRIQEERFPDHREYEKLKDIYKVNKELVLASKKDTTILHPLPRVNELSTDVDDLPNAAYFRQAKYGVVVRMVLLCLSLGVNFD; encoded by the coding sequence ATGTATGAATACTCCCACAAAAACATTTTAGACACCTTACAATTTTCCAAAGAAGACCTCAATTTCCTAATTGAAAAAACAAATCGAATGAGTGCCCTACATGAATCGGGAAAGGCATTTGGGATCCTTCACGGGAAACTCCTGGCTTCCTTGTTTTTTGAGGCTAGTACCCGCACTCGGATGAGTTTTGAAGCTGCTATGGAAAGGCTAGGTGGAAGGCTCATCTCCACAGTGGGTTTTCAATTTTCATCCATCTCCAAGGGAGAGACTTTATACGATACCATGAAGATGATTGAAGCGTATTGTGACATTGCTGTGATCCGCCACCCCGTGGAAGGTTCCTCTCGGATTGCCGCAGGTGCAGTGAACATACCAGTCATCAACGCAGGGGACGGGGCAGGCCAACACCCGACACAAGCCCTTCTTGATTTGTATACCATTGTATCCGAAAAAAAGAAAATCGATGGGTTAAACATAGCTTTCATTGGGGACCTAAAGTATGGACGGACCATCCATTCCCTCATCAATTTACTTCGGCATTATCCAGTTCATTTGTATCTCATCAGTCCCGAAGAACTAAAACTCCCTGAAAAGTACAAAAAGAACTTAGAAGGTTTCCCTATGACTTGGGAGGAAACAACCGACATCAAAGCCATTTGGGACGCAGATGTAGCGTATGTGACAAGAATCCAAGAAGAAAGATTTCCTGATCATAGAGAGTATGAAAAACTAAAAGATATCTATAAAGTGAATAAGGAACTTGTACTTGCCTCTAAAAAGGACACAACCATCCTGCATCCACTCCCTCGTGTGAATGAACTTTCCACTGATGTAGATGATTTACCAAATGCAGCTTACTTCCGTCAGGCGAAGTATGGAGTCGTAGTCAGAATGGTTTTACTCTGCTTAAGTCTTGGAGTCAATTTTGACTAA
- a CDS encoding acyl-CoA thioesterase: MVETIQNKLQDMELVTQHLVQPDDLNYHNNLFGGKMLSWIDEGMAMYVMNKIRYTNIVTMSMDNVVFRSPARAGDIIQIYGKIVKYGKSSITSRTLAITNHPQTGKMAAVIESDITYVCLGENGKPTAYFRNFTPPT; the protein is encoded by the coding sequence ATGGTCGAGACAATTCAGAACAAACTGCAGGATATGGAACTAGTCACCCAACACTTGGTCCAACCAGACGATTTAAACTACCATAACAATCTTTTTGGTGGGAAAATGCTCTCCTGGATTGATGAGGGAATGGCGATGTATGTCATGAACAAAATTCGGTACACCAATATCGTCACGATGAGTATGGACAATGTGGTGTTTCGTTCCCCTGCGAGGGCTGGAGACATCATCCAAATTTATGGAAAGATTGTGAAATATGGAAAATCTTCCATCACCTCAAGAACCCTTGCCATCACAAACCACCCCCAAACAGGGAAAATGGCCGCTGTGATCGAAAGTGACATCACCTACGTATGCTTAGGTGAGAATGGAAAACCAACTGCGTATTTTAGAAACTTTACCCCTCCCACTTAG
- a CDS encoding UbiX family flavin prenyltransferase, protein MKLVVGLAGASGSIYAARFLKALFEIEGETYITASPASLRIFSEEYETTVKTTEDILSFVEEKWRVKPKHKFHVRNFFDIGSDIASGSNVWDAMVVIPCSMKTVASMSAGLTENLIERAADVTLKERRRLIVVPRETPYNRIHLRNMLALDEAGAILLPASPGFYQMPKTLDDLGDFITGRILNLLGVPQTLFPKWEG, encoded by the coding sequence ATGAAACTTGTTGTGGGTCTTGCGGGTGCCAGTGGTAGTATTTATGCTGCCAGATTTTTAAAGGCATTGTTTGAGATTGAAGGAGAAACCTATATCACGGCAAGTCCTGCTTCGCTTCGTATCTTTTCAGAAGAATATGAAACAACTGTGAAAACAACTGAAGACATTTTGTCTTTTGTAGAAGAGAAGTGGCGGGTAAAACCCAAACACAAATTCCATGTTCGTAATTTTTTTGATATCGGTTCGGACATCGCTAGTGGTTCCAATGTTTGGGATGCGATGGTCGTCATCCCTTGTAGTATGAAAACAGTTGCTTCCATGTCCGCAGGTCTCACAGAAAACTTAATCGAACGAGCAGCTGACGTGACCTTAAAAGAAAGAAGGCGACTCATTGTGGTTCCGAGAGAAACTCCCTACAACCGCATCCACCTTCGGAATATGTTGGCACTAGATGAAGCAGGGGCCATCCTCTTACCTGCATCTCCTGGGTTTTACCAAATGCCAAAAACCTTGGATGACCTTGGTGATTTTATCACGGGTAGGATTTTGAATCTACTAGGTGTCCCGCAAACTCTTTTTCCTAAGTGGGAGGGGTAA
- a CDS encoding UbiA-like polyprenyltransferase produces MNFFKNLFLYAKMVKFSHTLFALPFAGISFVLAYLESSLDTGDLLRIGALILVCMVSARSAAMGFNRYVDSEIDEKNPRTQNREIPAGKISKVSALLFIGLSAFIFIFASFFVNKLAFLLSFPALFILFLYSLTKRFTLFCHLVLGFAISLAPLGAWIAITETVNLVPILFSLGLLFHISAFDVLYAIQDMDFDAKEKLHSIPSKLGETKSRIIAVILHTLSFVFFILAGVSAELGFMYFLILSVIGILVLYEHKISYQYKQKDLPLIFYQINSWISVVLFLAILFDKWNEFLLKISSGISFR; encoded by the coding sequence ATGAACTTCTTCAAAAATCTATTTCTTTACGCTAAAATGGTTAAATTTTCCCATACACTTTTTGCTTTGCCTTTTGCAGGGATTAGCTTCGTCCTAGCCTACCTCGAGTCGAGTCTCGATACAGGTGATTTGCTAAGAATTGGTGCCCTGATCCTTGTTTGTATGGTCAGCGCTCGTAGTGCAGCCATGGGATTCAACAGGTATGTAGATTCTGAAATTGATGAAAAAAATCCCCGCACCCAAAATCGAGAAATCCCTGCTGGAAAAATTTCCAAGGTATCGGCCTTACTTTTTATAGGGCTTTCCGCTTTCATTTTTATCTTTGCTAGTTTTTTTGTGAATAAACTGGCTTTCTTACTTTCCTTCCCGGCACTTTTCATTTTGTTTTTGTATTCACTCACCAAACGATTTACCTTGTTTTGCCATTTGGTACTCGGTTTTGCGATCTCTCTAGCACCGCTCGGTGCTTGGATTGCCATCACAGAAACCGTGAATTTAGTTCCTATTTTATTTTCACTCGGACTCTTATTTCATATTTCCGCATTTGATGTGTTATATGCCATTCAGGATATGGATTTTGATGCAAAAGAAAAACTCCATAGTATCCCTTCCAAATTAGGGGAAACCAAATCTCGTATCATCGCTGTTATCTTACATACACTTTCGTTTGTGTTTTTTATCCTCGCAGGGGTAAGTGCGGAACTTGGGTTTATGTATTTTTTAATCCTCTCTGTGATTGGGATTTTAGTGTTGTATGAACACAAAATTTCATACCAATACAAACAAAAGGATCTCCCTCTCATTTTTTACCAAATCAATTCTTGGATCAGTGTGGTTTTGTTTTTGGCCATCCTCTTTGATAAATGGAATGAGTTTTTACTTAAGATCTCATCTGGAATTAGTTTTCGATGA
- the nth gene encoding endonuclease III, translating to MKRSKKTPNITEVYRLLEAEFGVVETPLTFTKPYELAIAVILSAQCTDERVNQVTPELFRTFPTLESFAKAPLSAIEKKIFSTGFYKNKAKSIQGFARMVLQEFGGEIPKTMEEAIKLPGFGRKTANVVLAEIYGVVEGFVVDTHVKRLTKRLGFTKKTDPVQIEREMMKITPKEICRNLSLYLIFLGRKYCQARRTFCSDCPLSSLCPSYSESVS from the coding sequence TTGAAACGATCCAAAAAAACTCCCAATATCACCGAAGTTTACCGTCTCCTTGAGGCGGAATTCGGTGTCGTCGAAACTCCCCTCACATTTACAAAACCGTACGAGTTGGCAATCGCTGTCATTTTGAGCGCACAGTGTACGGACGAACGTGTGAACCAAGTCACACCTGAACTCTTTCGCACCTTCCCAACCCTTGAGTCTTTTGCGAAGGCTCCTCTTTCTGCGATTGAAAAAAAAATCTTTTCCACAGGGTTTTATAAAAACAAAGCCAAAAGTATCCAAGGCTTTGCGAGAATGGTATTACAAGAATTTGGTGGTGAGATTCCGAAAACAATGGAAGAGGCAATCAAACTCCCAGGGTTTGGAAGAAAAACCGCCAATGTGGTCCTTGCAGAAATTTACGGAGTGGTGGAGGGGTTTGTGGTGGATACCCATGTAAAACGATTAACGAAACGACTTGGGTTTACCAAAAAAACAGATCCCGTACAAATTGAACGAGAAATGATGAAAATTACCCCTAAGGAAATTTGCCGAAACCTATCTCTTTACCTAATATTTCTCGGTCGTAAGTACTGCCAGGCGCGCCGGACGTTTTGTTCGGATTGTCCTCTTTCTTCCCTATGTCCTTCTTATTCGGAGTCGGTTTCATAA
- the rpmB gene encoding 50S ribosomal protein L28 gives MARTCVVTGKGTTAGNNVSHSHKKNRRIWKVNVITKKIFLEDENRWVRVKISTRALRTLRKKGLKVAIKDHGGDISAITPKKYVGITPKAQPAT, from the coding sequence ATGGCTAGAACATGTGTAGTAACCGGAAAAGGAACAACGGCAGGGAACAACGTATCCCATTCTCATAAAAAGAATCGCCGTATCTGGAAGGTGAATGTGATCACAAAAAAAATCTTCTTGGAAGACGAGAACCGTTGGGTTCGCGTTAAGATTTCTACACGTGCTTTGAGAACCCTTCGTAAAAAAGGTTTGAAAGTGGCAATCAAAGACCACGGCGGTGATATTTCCGCAATCACTCCTAAAAAATACGTAGGAATCACTCCAAAAGCACAACCAGCAACTTAA
- a CDS encoding LOG family protein, producing MNDLAFENQSFLWGNEAGPIRILSEYLHPKAEFNEHGITDTIVVFGSARIPSKEKSQTKNPSPLEGLSQYYEEAREFSRLISEWAEVLKLDTPNRNLLICTGGGPGIMEAGNRGAKEAGAKSVALNIVLPHEQHPNPYVNKELTFEFHYFFMRKLWFMKTCRGMIAFPGGFGTFDELFETLTLVQTGKKSRIPILLYGTKFWTEVINFKKLAEMKLISEEDLHLFGFADSPVEALRFFQEKIRFELTHSEGTKT from the coding sequence ATGAATGATTTAGCCTTTGAGAACCAAAGTTTTTTATGGGGGAATGAAGCAGGCCCCATCCGGATCCTTTCGGAATACCTACATCCCAAGGCGGAGTTCAATGAACATGGAATCACCGATACCATTGTTGTTTTTGGTTCTGCAAGGATTCCTTCAAAGGAAAAAAGCCAAACAAAAAATCCTTCTCCCTTGGAGGGCCTTAGCCAATACTACGAGGAAGCGAGAGAATTTTCCCGATTGATTTCGGAATGGGCAGAAGTTTTAAAATTGGATACCCCCAATCGTAATTTGCTCATCTGCACTGGCGGGGGACCTGGGATTATGGAAGCAGGGAATCGTGGTGCCAAAGAAGCTGGGGCAAAATCTGTTGCTTTAAACATTGTCCTTCCTCACGAACAACACCCCAATCCGTATGTGAACAAGGAACTTACATTTGAGTTTCATTACTTTTTTATGCGTAAACTTTGGTTTATGAAAACCTGCCGGGGAATGATCGCGTTTCCAGGTGGTTTTGGGACGTTCGATGAATTATTTGAAACCCTAACCCTAGTCCAAACTGGAAAAAAAAGTAGAATCCCCATCCTTCTGTATGGGACAAAATTTTGGACAGAAGTGATCAATTTCAAAAAATTAGCAGAGATGAAGTTAATTTCGGAAGAAGACCTACATCTATTTGGATTTGCTGACAGTCCTGTGGAAGCACTTCGATTCTTTCAGGAAAAGATTCGTTTCGAATTGACCCATTCTGAGGGTACAAAAACATAG
- a CDS encoding aldose 1-epimerase, whose amino-acid sequence MHLLKTKYSSFGTEPTGGGQWLHLNLHSPVDGSKVSVVAGHKAPDPFFASGSFLMFPWVNRLEPNPWAREPFYPSIHWLTDGNGIPLHGLFHNLPRNILSETQGDLESTVRFSMDIPETWRGTLLSKIQVTEVYQLTPSELKIIYELTNQSEEEFPFALGIHPYFRWNEEESIDDLFLIGSGFHQIKLGDYLLPERILGDELLLNGELPLMGKNLDDLYGATGNETPYIGLFSMNKKEKLLISGGNFYQVYTPQDRRSIAIEPMTSTGNFLHFPGANPSLIKPHSEKKIEFSIRLDQF is encoded by the coding sequence TTGCACCTACTGAAAACAAAATACTCTAGTTTTGGGACGGAACCCACTGGAGGTGGGCAATGGTTGCATTTGAATCTCCATTCTCCCGTAGATGGCTCAAAAGTTTCTGTGGTTGCCGGCCACAAAGCCCCAGATCCATTTTTTGCCTCGGGTTCGTTTTTGATGTTCCCTTGGGTCAACCGATTGGAACCAAATCCATGGGCAAGAGAACCATTTTATCCGAGTATCCATTGGCTCACGGATGGGAACGGAATTCCTCTCCATGGGCTCTTTCACAACCTGCCAAGAAACATCCTTTCGGAAACACAAGGGGATTTGGAATCCACTGTCAGATTTTCCATGGACATTCCTGAAACTTGGAGAGGGACTCTACTTTCCAAAATCCAAGTGACTGAAGTGTACCAACTGACCCCTTCGGAACTCAAAATCATTTATGAACTAACGAACCAATCAGAGGAAGAATTTCCCTTTGCGCTGGGAATCCATCCCTATTTCCGTTGGAACGAAGAAGAAAGTATCGATGATCTGTTTCTCATCGGATCTGGATTCCACCAAATCAAACTCGGTGATTATCTATTACCTGAACGTATATTAGGTGATGAGTTATTACTCAATGGTGAGTTACCACTGATGGGAAAAAATTTAGATGATTTGTATGGGGCAACTGGAAACGAAACTCCCTATATAGGTCTTTTTTCGATGAACAAAAAAGAGAAGTTACTCATCTCTGGTGGAAATTTTTACCAAGTGTACACCCCGCAAGATAGAAGGTCGATTGCCATAGAGCCGATGACTAGTACTGGGAATTTTTTACATTTCCCTGGTGCAAATCCTAGTCTCATCAAACCACATTCCGAAAAAAAAATTGAATTTTCGATTCGTTTGGATCAATTCTAA
- the sppA gene encoding signal peptide peptidase SppA yields MPLRKFGLISSVVLLSILFTESCVIGNSMNLFPPTAKSEFEEKLIAGKDQEKIVIISIEGMISDEGKESFFGPSSDSMVVRVKESLKRAERDPDVKGVILKINSPGGTVTASDIIYQEVKKFKERKGIPVFAGFMDTAASGAYYIAMATDSIGAHPTTVTGSVGVIMSGINVKEGLDKIGVKDQSFTSGPNKALGSPTTEMTAEQRKILQSIIDSLYARFFDVVKKGRPKVSESRLKEICDGRIFTAEQAQKEGMIDFIGYFDNFVIELMKHPKYEGNPQGSPRIVTYQRGKVPVENIYQATDVKGNPISFGIADKLLGTSTNSKFLYLWDI; encoded by the coding sequence ATGCCTTTAAGAAAGTTTGGTCTAATTAGTTCCGTCGTTCTTCTTTCGATTCTTTTTACAGAATCATGTGTCATTGGGAATAGTATGAATTTATTCCCTCCAACAGCTAAGTCTGAATTCGAAGAGAAACTCATTGCTGGAAAGGATCAAGAAAAAATCGTAATTATCTCCATAGAAGGGATGATTTCTGATGAAGGAAAAGAATCCTTTTTTGGACCTTCTTCTGATTCTATGGTCGTCCGAGTGAAAGAATCACTGAAACGTGCAGAGAGAGACCCTGATGTCAAAGGTGTGATCTTAAAAATCAACTCTCCTGGTGGAACTGTTACAGCTAGTGACATCATTTACCAAGAAGTGAAAAAATTCAAAGAAAGAAAAGGAATCCCTGTTTTTGCAGGATTTATGGATACTGCAGCAAGTGGTGCTTATTACATTGCAATGGCAACAGATTCCATTGGTGCCCACCCAACAACTGTTACAGGTTCTGTAGGAGTCATCATGTCAGGGATCAATGTGAAAGAAGGTTTAGACAAAATTGGTGTCAAAGACCAATCCTTTACCTCTGGTCCAAACAAAGCCCTCGGTTCCCCTACTACAGAAATGACTGCAGAACAAAGAAAAATTTTACAGTCCATCATTGATAGTTTGTATGCTCGATTTTTTGATGTCGTGAAAAAAGGAAGACCAAAAGTTTCTGAATCTAGACTCAAAGAAATTTGTGATGGTAGGATCTTCACAGCGGAACAAGCACAGAAAGAAGGGATGATTGATTTTATCGGTTATTTTGATAATTTTGTAATCGAACTGATGAAACACCCTAAGTATGAAGGTAACCCACAAGGATCACCTCGCATTGTGACTTACCAAAGAGGAAAAGTTCCTGTGGAAAATATTTACCAAGCAACTGACGTGAAAGGAAATCCTATTTCATTTGGTATCGCTGATAAACTTCTTGGAACAAGTACGAACTCGAAGTTTTTATACCTCTGGGATATCTAA
- a CDS encoding MBOAT family O-acyltransferase, whose product MLFNSIPYLILFALTYLIYWNIPQKGRKPLLVVSSLIFYAYFSFPFLFHFLLVILVNYAFSEWMFRKKEKGENHNSVLYTIVILNVLNLAFFKYFYFITDSLYSLTGYPSFKEIAGSWSIFLPLAISFYTFQIIAVQVDIHRGIIEKRMSTVDYFLFILFFPQLIAGPIMRSQDFLPQLDHPTIDPDRMKKGIFLIIGGLFKKVIIAENIAPIISPLYLDPAKYDSFSIFFSVLAFAIQVYCDFSGYTDMARGSANLLGYEIPENFQGPFFSQSFRELWSRWHITLSSWLRDYIYIPLGGSKGSIFRSNLNSFITMCLGGLWHGANWAFVLWGAYLGALIWIERSLYLHRGKKKFIPDSFPLAGIIRTLVIFIVFTFSGVFFRAAARGAESLNVAYEIFKGVLTLRNTGDTLSRVDELPTFIALGLMFNWFQYSPLVYEKLKPFQNILLPILSVVILLLLGIFGDGGQDFIYFQF is encoded by the coding sequence ATGTTATTCAATTCGATTCCGTATTTAATTTTATTTGCGCTTACCTATTTAATCTATTGGAACATTCCACAAAAGGGGAGAAAACCCCTTCTTGTGGTTTCTTCTCTTATTTTTTATGCTTATTTTAGTTTTCCTTTTTTATTCCACTTCCTTTTAGTCATTCTTGTTAACTACGCATTTAGCGAATGGATGTTTCGGAAAAAAGAAAAAGGAGAAAACCACAACAGTGTCTTATACACAATTGTCATTCTAAACGTTCTTAACTTAGCGTTCTTTAAGTATTTTTACTTCATTACAGATTCCTTATATTCTTTAACTGGGTATCCAAGTTTCAAAGAAATCGCTGGTTCATGGAGTATCTTTTTACCACTGGCGATTAGTTTTTATACCTTTCAGATCATTGCCGTACAAGTGGACATCCACCGTGGTATCATAGAAAAAAGAATGTCCACTGTGGACTACTTTTTGTTCATTTTGTTTTTCCCTCAGCTCATTGCTGGACCGATTATGAGGTCACAGGATTTCCTCCCTCAACTCGACCATCCAACGATCGACCCAGACCGAATGAAAAAGGGAATATTCCTCATCATTGGTGGATTGTTTAAAAAGGTAATCATTGCCGAAAACATCGCGCCTATCATTTCTCCTTTGTACCTAGACCCAGCGAAATACGATAGTTTTTCGATATTCTTTAGTGTGCTTGCCTTCGCGATCCAAGTGTATTGTGACTTTTCTGGGTATACCGATATGGCAAGAGGATCCGCCAATTTACTGGGATACGAAATTCCAGAAAATTTCCAAGGCCCATTTTTTTCACAATCCTTCAGAGAACTTTGGAGCAGATGGCACATCACATTATCCTCTTGGTTACGTGACTACATTTACATTCCGTTAGGTGGAAGTAAAGGGAGCATTTTCCGATCCAATCTAAATTCCTTTATCACCATGTGCCTTGGAGGTTTGTGGCATGGAGCCAATTGGGCATTTGTCCTTTGGGGTGCATATTTAGGGGCGCTCATTTGGATCGAAAGGTCGTTATACCTGCACCGCGGGAAAAAGAAATTCATACCAGACTCGTTCCCACTCGCTGGAATCATTCGCACCCTTGTGATCTTCATTGTATTTACCTTCTCTGGAGTGTTTTTCCGTGCAGCAGCAAGAGGAGCAGAATCCTTAAATGTTGCTTATGAAATTTTCAAAGGCGTTTTAACGTTACGAAATACAGGTGATACTTTAAGCCGAGTTGATGAACTACCAACATTTATTGCTCTTGGACTCATGTTCAACTGGTTCCAATACTCACCGTTAGTGTATGAAAAACTAAAACCCTTTCAAAATATTTTACTCCCCATTTTATCCGTCGTAATCTTACTTTTACTCGGAATTTTTGGAGATGGTGGACAAGATTTTATTTACTTCCAATTCTAA
- a CDS encoding tetratricopeptide repeat protein: MKKLLLTIIILAINFSVKAGESSFLNDDVASLIGQYDNETLAAISNELVKMANEEEGMGEFDLASTHYDRAIKIREAIGMKSHKSFASIQYLASQAYSKAGNFCEASTYAKKASDAFRAHGISKFEHKAELESKEFAKACAVVAVR, translated from the coding sequence ATGAAAAAACTACTCTTAACCATCATCATTTTAGCGATCAACTTCTCTGTGAAGGCTGGAGAGTCCTCCTTTTTGAATGATGACGTAGCTTCCCTCATTGGCCAATACGATAACGAAACCTTGGCTGCCATTTCCAATGAACTTGTGAAAATGGCGAACGAAGAAGAAGGGATGGGGGAATTTGATTTAGCCTCTACTCATTATGACCGTGCGATCAAGATCCGTGAAGCAATTGGTATGAAATCCCATAAAAGTTTTGCTTCGATTCAATACTTAGCAAGCCAAGCGTATTCTAAAGCTGGTAACTTTTGTGAAGCTTCTACGTATGCAAAAAAAGCAAGTGATGCTTTCCGTGCTCATGGTATTTCTAAATTCGAACACAAAGCTGAATTGGAATCAAAGGAATTTGCAAAAGCTTGTGCGGTGGTGGCGGTTCGTTAA